A genome region from Chlorogloeopsis sp. ULAP01 includes the following:
- a CDS encoding 5-formyltetrahydrofolate cyclo-ligase, whose product MEKTQLRRSLLKKRQLMSVTEYKQKSDRICTHLLTSTLFTQAKTILAYFSFRQEPDLSFLFGNNKIWGFPRCVGDYLYWHIWTPKDSLQIGAYGISEPHPHAPTIDSTEVDLILVPCVACDYQGYRLGYGGGYYDRLLAVPEWANKTTIGIVFDFAYLPQLPIESWDKPLGAVCTETGLKYIHFDAVKS is encoded by the coding sequence ATGGAAAAAACACAACTACGGCGATCGCTGTTAAAAAAACGTCAATTAATGTCAGTTACAGAATACAAACAAAAGAGCGATCGCATTTGCACCCACCTGCTCACATCAACCTTATTTACTCAAGCAAAAACAATCCTGGCTTATTTCAGCTTTCGCCAAGAACCTGATTTGAGCTTTTTGTTTGGCAATAATAAAATCTGGGGGTTTCCTCGCTGCGTTGGCGATTACCTATACTGGCACATTTGGACACCAAAGGACTCTTTACAAATTGGAGCTTACGGCATTAGCGAACCCCATCCTCATGCCCCAACAATAGATTCTACTGAAGTAGATTTAATTCTCGTGCCTTGTGTTGCTTGCGACTATCAAGGTTATCGCTTGGGTTACGGTGGGGGATATTACGATCGCTTGTTGGCGGTACCTGAGTGGGCTAATAAAACTACTATTGGCATTGTTTTTGATTTTGCTTATTTACCTCAATTACCGATTGAATCTTGGGATAAACCTTTAGGTGCTGTTTGTACAGAAACTGGATTAAAGTATATCCATTTTGATGCTGTGAAATCTTAA
- a CDS encoding GDP-L-fucose synthase encodes MKALELNNKRILVTGGSGFLGRQVIDCLVKAGANREKITVPRSRDCDLRLMENCQRAVDQQDIVIHLAAHVGGIGLNREKPAELFYDNLMMGTQLIHAAYQAVVEKFICIGTICAYPKFTPVPFNEDNLWNGYPEETNAPYGVAKKALLVQLQAYRQQYGFNGIYLLPVNLYGPEDNFDPRSSHVIPALIRKVHDAQIKGEKKISVWGDGSPTREFLYSEDAARGIVMGTQFYNEPEPVNLGTGYEISIRDLINLICELMEFDGEIVWETDKPNGQPRRCLNTQRAEKAFGFTAQVDLKKGLKNTIDWWRQNAA; translated from the coding sequence ATGAAGGCCTTAGAACTTAATAATAAAAGGATTCTAGTCACCGGAGGCTCTGGTTTTCTTGGACGTCAGGTGATAGATTGTCTCGTGAAAGCAGGAGCAAATCGGGAGAAAATCACGGTGCCGCGATCGCGCGATTGCGATTTGCGTTTGATGGAAAACTGCCAACGTGCAGTTGATCAGCAAGATATTGTCATTCACCTTGCAGCCCACGTTGGTGGTATCGGTCTCAACCGCGAAAAACCCGCCGAATTGTTCTACGATAACTTGATGATGGGAACTCAGCTGATTCATGCTGCCTATCAAGCGGTCGTAGAAAAATTTATCTGTATAGGCACTATTTGTGCTTATCCCAAATTTACTCCGGTACCATTTAACGAAGACAACCTATGGAATGGCTATCCAGAGGAAACTAACGCCCCCTATGGAGTAGCAAAAAAAGCTTTGTTAGTACAGTTGCAAGCTTACCGCCAACAGTACGGCTTTAACGGTATTTATCTTTTACCTGTAAATTTATACGGGCCAGAAGATAATTTTGATCCTAGAAGTTCTCATGTGATTCCGGCCTTAATTCGCAAAGTTCACGACGCCCAGATTAAGGGAGAGAAGAAAATTTCTGTTTGGGGTGATGGTAGCCCTACCCGTGAGTTTCTCTATTCTGAGGATGCGGCACGGGGAATTGTGATGGGTACTCAATTTTATAACGAACCCGAACCAGTTAATTTGGGAACAGGTTATGAAATCTCGATCCGCGATTTGATTAATCTGATTTGTGAATTGATGGAATTTGATGGCGAAATTGTTTGGGAAACTGACAAGCCCAACGGACAACCACGCCGTTGCTTGAATACACAAAGGGCAGAGAAAGCCTTTGGTTTTACTGCTCAAGTGGACTTGAAAAAAGGGTTGAAGAATACGATTGACTGGTGGCGGCAAAATGCTGCTTAA
- the gmd gene encoding GDP-mannose 4,6-dehydratase, whose protein sequence is MTQPKRALITGITGQDGSYLSEFLLEQGYEVHGIIRRTSTFNTDRIDHIYEDPHKEGVRLFLHYGDLTDGTTLRRILEEVQPTEIYNLGAQSHVRVSFDSPEYTADAVGMGTLRLLEAIRDYQHRTGIQVRFYQAGSSEMFGLVQEVPQKETTPFYPRSPYACAKVYAHWQTVNYRESYGLFACNGILFNHESPRRGETFVTRKITMAVARIFGGRQKKLYMGNLDAKRDWGYAKDYVRAMWMMLQQDEPEDYVIATGETHSVREFLELAFSYVNLDWQEFVEFDPRYLRPAEVELLIGDSAKARQKLGWKPSVTFEELVALMVEADLQALGLTSPNGNVVKAIKDNAMIRQELGVLHL, encoded by the coding sequence ATGACGCAACCGAAGCGAGCTTTAATTACTGGTATTACCGGTCAAGATGGCTCCTATTTGAGCGAGTTTTTACTTGAACAAGGTTACGAAGTTCATGGTATTATTCGCCGGACTTCAACATTCAACACAGACCGTATCGATCACATTTACGAAGATCCTCACAAAGAGGGAGTGCGACTGTTTCTTCACTATGGTGACTTGACTGACGGCACTACACTACGTCGCATCTTAGAAGAAGTGCAGCCAACCGAAATTTATAACTTGGGTGCGCAATCCCACGTTAGGGTAAGTTTTGATTCACCCGAATACACAGCAGACGCAGTTGGAATGGGAACGCTGCGTTTGTTGGAAGCGATCCGTGATTATCAGCATCGTACCGGGATTCAAGTGCGGTTCTACCAAGCTGGTTCTTCAGAAATGTTTGGTTTGGTACAAGAGGTACCTCAAAAAGAAACAACACCCTTTTATCCTCGTAGTCCTTATGCTTGCGCTAAAGTTTACGCTCACTGGCAAACGGTAAACTATCGGGAATCTTACGGCTTGTTCGCTTGCAATGGCATACTTTTTAACCATGAATCTCCACGTCGGGGTGAAACATTTGTGACGCGTAAGATCACAATGGCAGTCGCTCGGATTTTTGGTGGTAGACAGAAAAAGCTTTATATGGGCAATTTAGATGCCAAACGTGATTGGGGTTACGCCAAGGATTACGTTAGGGCAATGTGGATGATGCTACAACAAGATGAGCCTGAAGACTACGTGATTGCCACTGGTGAAACTCACTCAGTCCGAGAATTTCTAGAACTTGCATTTAGTTATGTAAATCTTGATTGGCAAGAGTTTGTGGAGTTCGATCCACGCTATCTCCGCCCAGCAGAAGTAGAGTTGTTAATTGGTGATTCTGCAAAAGCACGGCAAAAATTGGGTTGGAAACCTTCGGTAACATTTGAAGAACTAGTCGCCTTAATGGTAGAAGCAGACTTACAAGCCTTGGGGTTGACTTCTCCCAATGGCAATGTAGTCAAAGCAATTAAAGACAATGCGATGATTCGGCAAGAGTTGGGCGTGCTGCACTTGTAA
- a CDS encoding sugar transferase, producing the protein MTAQSSLLSGKRSRSTSGTGRSFSNSVTPSEVLTQPNETRLTSIGRSRTFLKRGQPRKTRKVKLKGFSLQALNGEFGKRLFDIIFSLSVLILFSPVYLILASLIALSSNGPIFYVQERVGKNYKSFNCIKFRTMVSNADEILMQMMDTSPELRKEFESSFKLKHDPRITKIGKFLRITSLDEFPQFWNVLKGDMSVVGPRPLVSEELPKYGCHIDEILTIRPGITGLWQVSGRNDIPYPRRVQIDLHYVKFRNLWLDLWIILKTVRVVVLPKDNGAY; encoded by the coding sequence ATGACTGCCCAGAGCTCACTCCTCTCCGGCAAGCGATCGCGTAGCACATCTGGCACGGGGCGCTCTTTTTCAAACAGTGTTACCCCGTCCGAAGTACTGACGCAACCCAACGAAACGAGGTTGACGTCAATTGGGCGATCGCGTACGTTCTTAAAACGCGGTCAACCCAGAAAGACGCGTAAAGTTAAGCTCAAAGGTTTTTCCCTTCAGGCTTTAAACGGAGAGTTTGGTAAACGCCTGTTCGATATAATTTTTTCGCTCTCTGTGCTGATTTTGTTTTCCCCCGTCTACTTAATATTGGCCTCGTTGATTGCTCTCAGTTCAAACGGCCCTATTTTTTATGTCCAAGAACGGGTTGGTAAAAACTACAAGTCATTTAACTGTATCAAGTTCCGCACAATGGTGAGCAATGCCGACGAAATCCTCATGCAAATGATGGATACATCACCTGAGTTGCGCAAAGAATTTGAAAGCAGTTTTAAACTCAAGCACGATCCTCGGATTACAAAAATTGGAAAATTTTTGCGAATTACTAGCCTAGACGAATTTCCCCAGTTCTGGAATGTCTTAAAAGGGGACATGAGTGTTGTTGGACCTAGACCTCTAGTATCGGAAGAATTACCAAAGTACGGTTGTCATATCGATGAGATTTTAACAATCCGGCCTGGCATCACTGGATTATGGCAAGTTTCTGGTCGCAATGACATTCCCTATCCCCGACGGGTTCAAATAGACCTGCATTATGTCAAATTCAGGAATTTGTGGCTCGATTTATGGATTATTTTGAAAACTGTCCGTGTAGTCGTTCTGCCCAAAGATAACGGAGCTTACTGA
- a CDS encoding glycosyltransferase — MPLKYALVHEWLTPKATGGSEQVVREILNHVDADLYALIDFESSNPESYLYKRQIGTTFLQHCPFARKGVQNYLPLLPFAIEQLDLREYDVILSSSHAVAKGILTTPNQLHICYCHSPMRYAWDLTFDYLRHSKLGSGIPGWITRYLLHHLRLWDVISANRVDYFIANSQHTARRIWRCYRREATVIYPPVDIESFPFIPEKEDFYLTVSRLVSYKQVSLIIRAFNQMQKKLVVIGTGAEMTKIREIANSNIQILGWQPDAVVKKYMAHAKGFVYAACEDFGIALVEAQACGTPVIAYGIGGAKETVRDIRDWKETGTGVLFEKQTEAALVEATEIFEAYQGKFNPEYARSHANQFSRQIFSQRYLEFLHKCIEQKTLSSIQS; from the coding sequence GTGCCCTTGAAATATGCTTTAGTGCATGAGTGGCTGACACCTAAAGCCACTGGCGGTTCAGAACAAGTTGTACGGGAAATCCTCAATCACGTAGATGCGGACTTATATGCCCTCATCGATTTTGAATCCAGCAACCCAGAAAGTTATCTATACAAGCGTCAAATTGGTACGACGTTTCTCCAGCATTGTCCCTTCGCCCGCAAAGGAGTACAAAATTATTTACCTCTTTTACCCTTTGCCATTGAACAACTCGATTTGCGGGAATATGACGTCATTCTCTCTTCCTCTCACGCCGTCGCTAAAGGTATTCTGACTACTCCCAATCAGTTACATATTTGTTACTGCCACAGTCCCATGCGCTATGCTTGGGACTTGACTTTTGATTATCTGCGCCACAGCAAACTAGGCAGTGGTATACCTGGTTGGATTACGCGGTATTTATTGCACCATTTGCGTTTGTGGGATGTAATTAGCGCCAATCGTGTTGATTACTTTATTGCTAACTCTCAGCACACGGCTCGTAGGATTTGGCGCTGTTACCGCCGAGAAGCAACTGTTATTTATCCGCCTGTTGATATCGAGAGTTTTCCTTTTATTCCTGAAAAAGAGGATTTTTATCTGACTGTTTCCCGGTTAGTAAGTTACAAACAAGTATCTTTAATAATTCGGGCTTTTAACCAAATGCAAAAAAAACTAGTAGTAATTGGCACAGGAGCAGAAATGACAAAAATCCGTGAGATAGCAAACTCTAATATACAAATACTGGGATGGCAACCCGATGCGGTTGTTAAAAAATATATGGCTCATGCCAAAGGATTTGTGTATGCGGCTTGTGAAGATTTTGGTATTGCCTTAGTAGAAGCCCAAGCTTGTGGCACACCTGTAATTGCTTATGGTATCGGCGGTGCCAAAGAAACAGTGCGAGACATTCGTGATTGGAAAGAAACAGGAACAGGTGTTTTGTTTGAGAAACAGACAGAAGCAGCTTTGGTAGAAGCCACAGAAATCTTTGAAGCTTATCAAGGTAAATTCAATCCAGAGTATGCGCGATCGCACGCTAATCAGTTTTCTCGCCAAATTTTTTCCCAGCGTTATCTAGAATTTTTACACAAATGTATTGAACAGAAAACCTTGAGTAGCATACAAAGTTAA
- a CDS encoding NAD-dependent epimerase/dehydratase family protein, translating into MRILIMGGTRFIGVYLTQLLVQKGHEVVLFNRGNRPAPVEGVEQITGDRTDATHLKEKLARENFDAIFDNNGRELSDTQPLVEIFQDRVQHFIYMSSAGVYLKSDQLPHVEGDPVDPKSRHRGKHETEAYLKEVEIPFTSIRPTYIYGPQNYNDLEAWFFDRIVRDRPVPIPGNGLHITQLGHVKDLAGAMTKVLDSSQSIQQVYNVSGDRFVTFDGLARACAVAADKSPDEIKIVHYDPKKFDFGKRKAFPLRMQHFFASVNKAMTQLNWQPEYDLISGLEDSFQNDYLASGRDKTEIDFSVDEEILQVNS; encoded by the coding sequence ATGCGAATTCTGATTATGGGTGGCACTCGTTTCATAGGTGTCTATTTGACTCAACTGCTAGTACAAAAAGGACATGAGGTGGTGTTGTTCAATCGCGGCAATCGTCCTGCACCAGTTGAGGGTGTAGAACAAATTACAGGCGATCGCACAGACGCTACTCATCTCAAAGAAAAACTTGCTAGAGAAAATTTTGATGCTATTTTTGATAACAACGGGCGGGAACTCAGTGATACTCAACCACTGGTAGAAATTTTTCAAGACCGTGTGCAGCATTTTATATATATGAGTTCTGCTGGAGTATACCTCAAATCAGACCAGTTACCTCATGTTGAAGGCGATCCAGTTGATCCTAAAAGCCGTCATCGGGGTAAACATGAAACAGAAGCTTATCTAAAGGAAGTGGAAATTCCTTTTACTTCTATTCGCCCGACTTATATCTATGGCCCCCAGAACTACAATGATTTAGAAGCTTGGTTTTTTGATCGGATTGTGCGCGATCGCCCCGTTCCTATTCCTGGCAATGGACTGCATATTACCCAGTTAGGACACGTCAAAGATTTGGCAGGGGCAATGACAAAAGTTTTAGATAGTTCTCAATCGATTCAGCAGGTTTACAATGTCTCTGGCGATCGCTTTGTTACGTTTGATGGTTTAGCACGTGCTTGTGCTGTTGCTGCTGACAAATCTCCGGATGAAATTAAAATCGTGCATTATGATCCGAAAAAATTTGATTTCGGTAAGCGCAAAGCTTTTCCCCTAAGGATGCAGCATTTCTTTGCTTCAGTAAATAAAGCAATGACACAATTGAATTGGCAGCCTGAGTACGATTTGATTTCTGGATTAGAAGACTCGTTCCAGAATGATTATCTGGCATCAGGAAGAGACAAGACAGAAATTGATTTTTCTGTAGATGAAGAGATTTTACAAGTAAATAGCTAA
- a CDS encoding SMP-30/gluconolactonase/LRE family protein, with product MSVINSPQYKLNNILTARARLGECPVWDSTNKLLYWVDIYNHRVNQFNSVTAQNVFFDVGDVVGSVALAGANRLIIALRHGLAFLNTQSGEVTPIIQVEADMPDNRLNDGKCDPQGRFWFGSMCPGKTQGSLYRYDPDGSLHVMETGLTISNGLGWSPDQNTFYLADSDQQKIYAYNFDAETGNIRDRRIFVDLTNESFYPDGLTVDSEGHIWAAMWDGWCVIRFNPEGEEMGRIPLPVQRPSCCTFGGEDLQTLYITTASVGLSEEEIQKSFYSGDLFALPTEITGLPAYDFLG from the coding sequence ATGTCTGTGATCAATTCACCTCAGTATAAACTCAACAATATTTTGACAGCGCGTGCTCGTTTGGGAGAATGTCCTGTTTGGGATTCAACCAACAAGTTGCTTTATTGGGTTGATATTTACAACCATCGAGTTAACCAGTTTAATTCTGTGACTGCACAGAATGTATTTTTTGATGTTGGAGATGTAGTTGGCTCAGTTGCTCTCGCGGGTGCGAATCGGTTAATTATTGCACTGCGGCATGGTTTGGCATTTCTCAACACCCAATCAGGTGAGGTAACGCCTATTATCCAAGTAGAAGCAGATATGCCTGATAATCGCTTAAATGATGGTAAATGTGATCCTCAAGGCAGATTTTGGTTTGGTTCCATGTGTCCTGGTAAAACTCAAGGTAGCCTTTATCGTTACGATCCTGATGGTTCATTGCATGTGATGGAAACAGGGCTGACAATCTCTAATGGATTAGGCTGGAGTCCCGATCAAAATACATTTTACTTGGCTGATTCTGACCAACAAAAAATTTATGCTTACAATTTTGATGCTGAAACAGGTAATATTCGCGATCGCCGCATTTTTGTGGATTTAACGAATGAATCTTTTTATCCTGATGGGCTAACGGTTGATAGTGAGGGGCATATCTGGGCGGCAATGTGGGATGGGTGGTGCGTAATTCGCTTTAACCCCGAAGGTGAAGAGATGGGGCGGATACCCCTACCTGTACAGCGTCCTAGTTGTTGTACTTTTGGTGGTGAAGACTTGCAGACACTTTACATCACCACTGCTTCAGTCGGACTCAGCGAAGAGGAGATCCAAAAAAGTTTTTACTCTGGTGATTTGTTTGCTCTGCCAACTGAGATTACCGGATTGCCCGCTTATGACTTTCTGGGTTAA
- a CDS encoding DMT family transporter, with product MIFNILLKSSFTAFQGEIAALSAACLWAIASVVYGRLGERIPPLQLNLIKGIVAIALLLVTIAIRGELLPNIAPVSLSLLLFSGIIGIGLGDTAFFATINTIGARRALLMGTLAPPIAAIASEIFLQERLNLSAWYGILLTIAGVAWVVTERTPDLGDRMTTHLGRGIGLGVLTAITNATGTVFSRAAFADTNISPLWAALLRLSAGVLILLIWISFLGRQNRRLLYPEWKSSQVIFGIFFAAFCGTYLGIWLQQTALKFTAAGVASTLLQTSPVFIIPIAMWLGEKITWRAIAGVAMAIAGTGLLFYFK from the coding sequence ATGATTTTTAATATTTTGTTAAAATCATCATTTACAGCTTTTCAAGGTGAAATAGCGGCTTTATCTGCTGCCTGTTTGTGGGCGATCGCATCTGTAGTGTATGGGCGTTTAGGAGAGCGCATCCCACCATTACAACTGAATTTGATTAAAGGTATAGTTGCGATCGCTCTGCTTCTGGTGACGATCGCAATCAGGGGCGAATTATTACCCAATATTGCTCCTGTGTCTCTTTCTCTACTGTTATTTAGCGGCATTATCGGCATTGGCTTAGGAGATACAGCTTTCTTTGCCACTATCAATACAATAGGCGCGCGTCGTGCCTTGCTGATGGGAACTCTTGCGCCACCCATAGCAGCGATCGCGAGCGAAATTTTCCTTCAAGAACGGCTAAATCTCAGTGCTTGGTACGGTATTTTACTCACAATTGCAGGAGTTGCTTGGGTAGTGACAGAACGTACTCCCGATCTGGGCGATCGCATGACAACACATCTAGGGCGCGGAATTGGCTTAGGTGTGTTAACAGCAATAACAAATGCCACAGGAACTGTTTTCTCTCGTGCAGCATTCGCTGATACCAACATTAGTCCTTTATGGGCTGCTTTATTGCGATTGAGTGCAGGAGTATTGATTTTGCTGATTTGGATATCTTTTTTGGGGCGTCAGAATAGGAGATTGCTCTACCCTGAGTGGAAATCATCACAAGTCATATTTGGAATTTTTTTTGCAGCTTTTTGCGGAACTTATTTAGGAATTTGGTTACAGCAAACAGCTTTGAAATTCACTGCTGCGGGAGTTGCTTCAACTCTGCTGCAAACTAGCCCAGTATTTATTATCCCGATCGCTATGTGGTTGGGTGAGAAAATTACCTGGAGAGCGATCGCAGGTGTCGCAATGGCGATCGCTGGAACAGGATTGCTATTTTATTTTAAGTAA
- a CDS encoding ChaB family protein, with the protein MPYQNISDLPDSIKEHLPKHAQEIFLAAFNSAEKEYNSEESAFRVAWSAVKRDYEKGEDGQWRQKPE; encoded by the coding sequence ATGCCCTATCAAAATATCAGTGATTTACCAGATTCTATCAAAGAACATCTACCCAAGCACGCTCAAGAAATTTTTCTAGCTGCTTTTAATAGTGCTGAAAAAGAATACAATTCTGAAGAAAGTGCTTTCCGTGTTGCCTGGAGTGCAGTAAAAAGAGATTACGAAAAAGGTGAAGATGGACAATGGCGTCAAAAGCCAGAATAA
- a CDS encoding NAD(+) kinase, translating into MDLKQVIIAYKARDAQSKRWAETCAKQLENRQCQVLMGPSGPKDNPYPVFLASAGQPIDLALVLGGDGTVLTGARHLAPAGIPILGVNVGGHLGFLTESVDEFQDTEKVWDRLLEDRYAIQRRMMVQAGVYEGHGSNLEPVSERYLALNEMCVKPASADRMITSILEMEIDGEVVDQYVGDGLIVATPTGSTGYTVSANGPIIHDGMEAITITPICPMSLSNRPVVLPPGSVVSIWPLGDYDLSTKLWMDGVLATSIWPGHRVDVRMAECRAKFIILRENNSYYQTLREKLLWAGTRVRYSSTNHAN; encoded by the coding sequence GTGGATCTCAAGCAGGTAATTATTGCTTACAAAGCAAGAGACGCTCAAAGCAAACGCTGGGCAGAAACTTGTGCGAAACAACTAGAGAATCGCCAATGCCAGGTTCTAATGGGGCCAAGCGGGCCAAAAGATAACCCTTATCCAGTGTTTTTGGCTTCGGCAGGGCAACCAATAGATCTGGCTTTGGTGCTTGGTGGTGATGGCACTGTTTTAACTGGTGCAAGACATTTAGCCCCAGCTGGCATCCCCATTCTAGGAGTGAATGTAGGAGGACACCTGGGGTTTTTAACTGAATCAGTGGATGAGTTTCAAGATACAGAAAAAGTTTGGGATAGACTTTTGGAGGATCGCTACGCTATCCAAAGGCGGATGATGGTGCAAGCTGGGGTGTATGAAGGGCATGGTAGTAATTTAGAACCCGTGAGCGAACGCTATCTCGCTTTGAATGAAATGTGTGTTAAACCCGCTTCTGCCGATCGCATGATTACCTCAATTCTAGAAATGGAAATTGATGGCGAGGTAGTCGATCAATACGTAGGAGACGGGTTAATAGTCGCGACTCCCACTGGTTCTACTGGCTACACGGTTTCTGCTAATGGCCCAATTATACATGATGGTATGGAAGCCATTACCATTACTCCCATTTGTCCGATGAGTCTTTCTAACCGCCCCGTCGTTTTACCCCCTGGCTCAGTTGTAAGTATTTGGCCTTTGGGAGATTACGATTTGAGTACAAAATTGTGGATGGATGGGGTATTAGCTACTTCAATTTGGCCTGGACATCGCGTTGATGTGCGCATGGCAGAATGTCGGGCTAAGTTTATTATTTTGCGGGAAAATAATTCGTATTATCAGACACTGCGGGAGAAGTTATTGTGGGCAGGGACAAGGGTTCGCTACAGTAGTACTAATCATGCGAATTGA
- the nuoK gene encoding NADH-quinone oxidoreductase subunit NuoK, translating into MQLEYFLLLAAALFCIGIYGLITSRNAVRVLMSIELLLNAVNLNLMAFSNFLDSTAIKGQVFTVFVITVAAAEAAVGLAIVLAIYRNRDTVDMEQFNLLKW; encoded by the coding sequence ATGCAGCTTGAGTACTTTTTATTACTAGCAGCCGCTTTGTTCTGCATTGGCATCTATGGCTTGATTACCAGCCGCAATGCTGTGCGAGTATTAATGTCAATTGAGTTGCTGCTTAATGCTGTGAATTTGAACTTAATGGCTTTTTCCAACTTCCTGGATTCAACAGCGATCAAAGGTCAGGTTTTCACTGTATTTGTGATCACCGTAGCGGCAGCTGAAGCGGCGGTGGGTTTGGCGATCGTGCTAGCAATCTATCGTAACCGCGATACTGTCGATATGGAGCAGTTTAATCTCCTCAAATGGTAA
- a CDS encoding NADH-quinone oxidoreductase subunit J, with translation MNLAEGVQVVSFGVLAVMMIGSALGVVLFSNVVHSAFLLAGVFASISGMYLLLNADFVAAAQLLIYVGAVNVLILFAIMLVNKRQDFSPFPTAWVRKALTAVVSLGLFALLSTMVLATPWSRSTAIPVGDPIVVIGQHFFSDFLLPFEVASVLLLMAMVGAIILARREYLPEAAPSELPQTVLTLPERPRELISAGSDNE, from the coding sequence GTGAATTTAGCCGAAGGAGTACAGGTTGTTTCGTTTGGTGTATTGGCTGTAATGATGATCGGATCGGCACTAGGTGTGGTGCTGTTCTCTAATGTCGTTCATTCTGCCTTTTTGCTGGCTGGTGTTTTTGCCAGCATTTCTGGGATGTATCTCCTATTGAATGCTGATTTTGTAGCAGCCGCACAACTGTTAATTTATGTTGGCGCGGTGAACGTGCTGATATTGTTTGCCATTATGTTGGTAAATAAACGGCAGGATTTTTCTCCCTTTCCCACTGCTTGGGTGCGTAAAGCCCTCACAGCTGTGGTGAGTTTAGGATTATTTGCGCTGCTGAGTACAATGGTGTTGGCAACGCCTTGGTCTCGTTCTACTGCTATTCCTGTAGGAGATCCGATTGTTGTGATTGGGCAGCATTTCTTCAGTGACTTTTTGCTGCCTTTTGAAGTTGCTTCCGTTCTGTTATTAATGGCAATGGTGGGTGCAATTATTCTGGCACGTCGCGAATATCTACCAGAAGCGGCTCCATCCGAACTGCCGCAAACTGTTTTGACATTACCAGAACGCCCCAGAGAACTAATATCGGCAGGAAGCGACAACGAATAA
- the ndhI gene encoding NAD(P)H-quinone oxidoreductase subunit I, translated as MLKFFKQVGDYAKEAVQASRYIGQGLSVTFDHMRRRPVTVQYPYEKLIPGERFRGRIHFEYDKCIACEVCVRVCPINLPVVDWEFDKTSKKKKLKHYSIDFGVCIFCGNCVEYCPTNCLSMTEEYELSTYDRHELNYDNVALGRLPYKVTNDPMVTPLRELVYLPKGIMDPHDLPADAPRPGARPEDLVEKS; from the coding sequence ATGCTAAAGTTCTTCAAACAAGTTGGTGATTATGCTAAGGAAGCGGTGCAAGCCAGCCGCTATATAGGTCAGGGACTTTCTGTGACTTTTGATCATATGCGGCGGCGTCCGGTAACTGTACAATACCCTTACGAGAAACTAATTCCTGGCGAAAGATTTCGCGGTAGGATTCACTTTGAGTATGATAAGTGCATCGCCTGCGAAGTCTGTGTCAGGGTTTGTCCGATCAACCTGCCTGTAGTAGATTGGGAATTTGATAAAACCAGTAAAAAGAAAAAGCTCAAACACTACAGTATCGACTTTGGCGTTTGTATCTTCTGCGGCAACTGTGTGGAATATTGCCCAACTAACTGTTTGTCAATGACAGAAGAATATGAGCTTTCCACCTATGATCGCCACGAATTGAACTACGATAACGTGGCGTTGGGTCGTTTACCTTACAAAGTTACAAATGACCCAATGGTGACACCTTTGCGCGAATTGGTATACCTGCCTAAAGGTATTATGGATCCCCACGATTTACCAGCTGATGCGCCTCGTCCAGGTGCTCGTCCAGAAGATCTGGTGGAGAAAAGCTAA